One region of Oryza glaberrima chromosome 7, OglaRS2, whole genome shotgun sequence genomic DNA includes:
- the LOC127780628 gene encoding chalcone synthase 1-like yields MAPVPATAAAAAAPAAVVSTHEIRRAQRADGPATVLAIGTANPETCVPQDEYADFYFRVTKSEHLPELKNKLRRICNKSGIEKRFMFVNDDVMEAHPEFADRHLTSLDARVEIVSKVVPELAAAASAKAIAEWGRPATDITHLIFSTYSGVKAPGGDRLLASLLGLRPTVSRTVLSLHGCYGGGRALQLAKELAENNRGARVLVACAESTLIAFYGPEVGCNDTIIGQALFGDGSGAVIVGADPVGAVERPLFEMAFASQATVPDSEGAITMQHKKGGMDYHIGGGVPEMLAGSIERCLADAFGAIGVAARWRDLFWAVHPGGRRILDLIEEALGLDNGAMAASRQVLREYGNMSGTTVIFVLNELRRRFVADGAEGADWGALMAFGPGVTVETILLRVGSGLKGN; encoded by the exons ATGGCACCTgttccggccaccgccgccgccgccgccgcccctgcggCCGTCGTCAGCACCCACGAGATCCGGCGTGCGCAGCGCGCCGATGGCCCGGCCACCGTGCTCGCCATCGGCACGGCGAACCCGGAGACGTGCGTGCCGCAGGATGAGTACGCCGACTTCTACTTCCGCGTCACCAAGAGCGAGCACCTGCCTGAGCTCAAGAACAAGCTCAGGAGAATCT GTAACAAGTCAGGCATCGAGAAGCGGTTCATGTTCGTGAACGACGACGTCATGGAGGCACACCCGGAGTTCGCCGACCGACACCTGACGTCACTCGACGCCAGGGTGGAGATCGTCTCCAAGGTCGtgccggagctcgccgcggccgcctcggcgAAGGCGATCGCCGAGTGGGGCCGGCCGGCCACCGACATCACCCACCTCATCTTCAGCACCTACTCCGGCGTCAAGGCGCCCGGCGGCGACCGCCTGCTGGCGTcgctcctcggcctccgcccCACCGTGTCGCGCACCGTGCTCAGCCTCCACGGCtgctacggcggcggccgggcgctgCAGCTCGCCAAGGAGCTCGCCGAGAACAaccgcggcgcgcgcgtcctCGTCGCCTGCGCCGAGTCCACGCTCATCGCGTTCTAcgggcccgaggtggggtgcaACGACACCATCATCGGGCAGGCGCTGTTCGGCGACGGCTCGGGCGCCGTCATCGTCGGCGCCGACCCGGTCGGCGCCGTCGAGCGCCCGCTGTTCGAGATGGCGTTCGCGTCGCAGGCCACCGTCCCGGACAGCGAGGGCGCCATCACCATGCAGCACAAGAAGGGCGGCATGGACTACcacatcggcggcggcgtgccggagATGCTCGCCGGCAGCATCGAGCGGTGCCTGGCCGACGCGTTCGGCGCCATCGGCGTCGCCGCCAGGTGGAGGGACCTCTTCTGGGCCGTCCACCCGGGTGGCCGCAGGATCCTGGACCTCATCGAGGAGGCGCTCGGGCTGGACAAcggcgccatggcggcgagccGGCAGGTGCTGCGCGAGTACGGCAACATGAGCGGCACCACGGTGATCTTCGTGCTCAACGAGCTGCGCCGCCGgttcgtcgccgacggcgccgaggGAGCCGACTGGGGCGCGCTGATGGCGTTCGGGCCGGGCGTCACCGTTGAGACCATTTTGCTCCGCGTCGGAAGCGGCCTCAAGGGAAATTAA
- the LOC127780246 gene encoding probable carboxylesterase 2, producing MAPRSSPAIGGGGGGRVAVDLYPFLRVYEGGHIERLVRSTAAVAASHDDGTATSAAVRPATRDGVATRDVVVDEDTGASARLFLPGGGGEGRRLPLVLYFHGGAFVTGSAFGRLFHRYAASLAARAGALVVSVEYRLAPEHPLPAAFADGWAALRWAASLADPWVACYADPTRLFLAGESAGATIAHNVAARAAGPDGDDVDIEGVALLQPCFWGARWLPSEEAAAAGWRDDEPPMLAPGRLDALWPYVTGGAAGNDDPRIDPPAEDVSSLPCRRALVAVAEKDVLSERGRRYAAQLRGGGREVTLVESEGEDHCFHLYRPARPSAVELMDRVAQFISPASSCLQAEELHLHGRRRTLCHGNATAAAATRSDSLS from the exons ATGGCGCCTAGATCATCTCCGgccattggcggcggcggcggcggccgtgtcgCCGTCGACCTCTACCCGTTCCTGCGCGTGTACGAGGGCGGCCACATTGAGCGGCTCGTGCgcagcaccgccgccgtggcggcgtcccacgacgacggcacggcgacgtcggcggcggtgcggccggCTACTAGGGACGGCGTCGCGACGAGGGACGTGGTCGTCGACGAGGATACCGGCGCGTCGGCGCGTCTGTtccttcccggcggcggcggcgaagggaggaGGCTTCCGTTGGTTCTATACTTCCACGGCGGCGCCTTCGTCACGGGGAGCGCGTTCGGGCGGCTGTTCCACCGGTACGCGGCGTCGCTGGCGGCGCGCGCCGGGGCGCTCGTCGTCTCCGTGGAGTACCGCCTCGCGCCGGAGCACCCCTTGCCCGCGGCGTTCGCCGACGGGTGGGCCGCGCTCCGGTGGGCGGCGTCGCTCGCCGACCCCTGGGTGGCGTGCTACGCGGACCCCACGCGGCTGTTCCTCGCCGGCGAGAGCGCCGGCGCCACCATCGCGCACAACGTGGCCGCGCGGGCCGCCGgccccgacggcgacgacgtcgacaTCGAGGGAGTGGCGCTGCTGCAGCCATGCTTCTGGGGCGCGCGGTGGCTGCcgtcggaggaggcggcggcggccggctggcgCGACGACGAGCCGCCGATGCTCGCGCCGGGCAGGCTGGACGCGCTCTGGCCGTACGtgacgggcggcgccgccggcaacgaCGACCCGCGGATCGACCCCCCCGCCGAGGACGTGTCGTCGCTTCCATGCCGCCGCGCgctggtcgccgtcgccgagaagGACGTCCTGAGTGAGCGCGGCCGCCGGTACGCCGCCCAgcttcgcggcggcgggcgcgaggTGACGCTGGTGGAGTCGGAGGGCGAGGACCACTGCTTCCACCTGTACCGGCCGGCGCGCCCCAGCGCCGTGGAGCTCATGGACCGCGTCGCGCAGTTCatctcgccggcgagcagctGCCTGCAGGCGGAGGAGCTCCatctccatggccgccgccgcacgctgtGTCATGGCaacgcgacggctgcggcggcaacaCGATCAG ATAGCCTCTCTTAG
- the LOC127779834 gene encoding protein C2-DOMAIN ABA-RELATED 5-like: MECLLGLLKVRVMRGLNLAICDPLTHSSDPYVVLRHGSQKVKSSIRYHSINPEWNEELTLSITNMMLPVKIEVFDKDTFTKDDSMGDAEFGILDFVEIAKQDHSHLGDGAVMKTIHPDKENCFAAESHITWKDGKVSQDIVLKLRNTDTGEIILHLQWVNIPGVSR; this comes from the exons atggagtgCCTGCTTGGCTTGCTCAAGGTGCGCGTCATGCGGGGCCTCAACCTGGCCATCTGCGACCCGCTCACCCACAGCAGCGACCCCTACGTCGTCCTCCGCCACGGCTCCCAG AAAGTCAAGTCAAGTATAAGATATCATTCCATCAACCCAGAATGGAACGAGGAACTCACGTTATCAATCACAAACATGATGCTGCCTGTTAAAATT GAAGTGTTTGACAAGGACACCTTCACCAAGGACGACAGCATGGGCGACGCGGAGTTCGGCATCCTGGACTTCGTCGAGATCGCCAAGCAGGACCACAGCCatctcggcgacggcgcggtgatGAAGACGATCCACCCGGACAAGGAGAACTGCTTCGCGGCGGAGAGCCACATCACATGGAAGGACGGCAAGGTGTCCCAGGACATCGTCCTCAAGCTCAGGAACACCGATACTGGCGAGATCATCCTGCACCTCCAATGGGTTAACATCCCAGGTGTCTCCCGGTga